From Deltaproteobacteria bacterium:
GGGGTTGGCCTTTTCGGCGCCGTTAAGCCCCGTGTTTTTGGTTGCTATGACACTCGCGCCGCTGGTGAGGTAGTAGTCGATCTCACGCATAACAGCGATGCCTATCTCGGCCACTAAACTCCGTCTGACGCGATCTCTGCCAACGGCTGGAATTGTGACTTTAAACCACACTTCACGAGATCCCAACTTGTTGGGGATGCTCGCGTGTATTGTCCCTGGTAACCAGGCCGTTGCTGGCAAGGCCATTATCTCGCTGAGCTCGTGGTGGCGTTCCAAGCTAACCGTGCGTGCCACAGCGAATTCTTTGATCCCCGCCGCCATCGGGTCCGGGGATAAAAAGTAGTAAAGGAAAAAGACGGGCAGAGCGATTCCCGCTTGGATCGTCCGTAGCCAAATTTGCCAGCGCCGTCCCGACATGATTGGTCCCGTTGGTGACTTCATTACCCCAGTCTGCTATCGGCGGCATACGGGCGGGATCTTAACGGGCAAGGTAGCGGGGTACCTATAGCTAGTAGGTAAGCCCTGAGAATGCGCAGCCTACTGCCATGAGCTTGGGCTTTGCTCAAATCATGATAGGCTGCTTCTGCTTGTTAATCAGAGCGTGAACTCTTTCATCAGCTGGGCGGCCACGGGATTTTCGAGCCGCCGCTTACCAGCAAACAACCATAGTTCGTCGTAAACGTCCGCCATGGTGCCAATCTCGACTAGGCTGCGGTTGCCGATGAGTTCCGTGGCAGCTGGTGCCGCCAGTATGATGATGCCGTCACCGTGCGCCGCCATCAACTTTTGTAAACTCGTATCTTGCACTTCGGCAACAACGTCGGGACTCACGCCATTTAGCTCAAAATAGTGATCAATCGCATGGCGAAGCTTAGACTGGATCGACGGCAAGATGACGGGCTGCTGGTTGAGTGACGCAGGGAAATTTTTCGCCAATGGGCCATACTTTTTAGCCCCAACTGCGACGGCTGGAACGCGTGCGATGTTTTTAGCGTAAATGCCACCACCATCGCCAGCGTGTGGTGGATCATTCGACAGGACGAGATCGATACGGTGCGCGCGGAGTTCTCGCAGAAGCTCGTGGGTATGTCCTTCAGCAAGTGTCACGATGCAGTCTTGCTTGCTCTGTGCACTGTGGAAAAGATCAAGTGTGATGTGTTTAGGCACGGCATCGGCCACGCCGATTTGAACCTGGATTTTCTGCCCGACATGGCGATCACTCAAGGCATCGAGCATCTCATCACCGAGCCTGAAAATTTCCGTCGCGTAACCGAGCACAAGGCGACCCGCCTCGGTCAGCTGTAGCTGCCGCTTGGAGCGGTCAAAGAGGGCGTGACCGAGGGTGGTCTCGAACTGCTTGAGCTGCGTGGACAGGGTGGGTTGTCCGAGGCGTAGTTTCTTGGCGGCGTTAGCAATCCCGCCCTCGAGCGCGATGGTTTTGAAGTAAAGCAGGTGGTGGTAGTTGATCCAAGGGCGCAAAGTGCTGATACTCCTGCCTAAATTACTTCGCTAAAAGCGAATGCTCCGATTATATTTATCAATTTTAGTAAATCACGAAAAACTCCGATCATCAATCGCGAACAACTGAGCCTTAGGAGCCCCCGCCATGAAAAACCTGCTTCCCGGACTACGCAAGTTCAACCAAGAGGTATTCCCCAAGAAACAAGAGCTTTTCGAGTCTTTGGCGCAAGGACAGACTCCGCACACGCTGATGATCGCGTGCTCCGACTCCAGGTTAGACCCGAACCTGGTGACGCAGACCCAACCAGGCGAGATCTTTCTTATCAGGAACGCGGGTAACATCGTTCCTCCTTATGGTGCCGCTAGCAGTGGCGAAGAGGCGACCATCGAGTTCGCTGTAGCGGGCCTAAAGGTCGGCAATATAGTCGTTTGTGGTCACTCTAAATGCGGTGCGATGGCTGCGCTAGCGCAGCAACCTAACATGGACAAGTTGCCGTCACTCAAGCGGTGGTTAGGACACGCTGAAGCAACGCGGCGGCGCCTTGAGGGCTCACCGCGGCTGGACGATCTTACG
This genomic window contains:
- a CDS encoding LysR family transcriptional regulator, which translates into the protein MSTLRPWINYHHLLYFKTIALEGGIANAAKKLRLGQPTLSTQLKQFETTLGHALFDRSKRQLQLTEAGRLVLGYATEIFRLGDEMLDALSDRHVGQKIQVQIGVADAVPKHITLDLFHSAQSKQDCIVTLAEGHTHELLRELRAHRIDLVLSNDPPHAGDGGGIYAKNIARVPAVAVGAKKYGPLAKNFPASLNQQPVILPSIQSKLRHAIDHYFELNGVSPDVVAEVQDTSLQKLMAAHGDGIIILAAPAATELIGNRSLVEIGTMADVYDELWLFAGKRRLENPVAAQLMKEFTL
- a CDS encoding carbonic anhydrase, whose protein sequence is MKNLLPGLRKFNQEVFPKKQELFESLAQGQTPHTLMIACSDSRLDPNLVTQTQPGEIFLIRNAGNIVPPYGAASSGEEATIEFAVAGLKVGNIVVCGHSKCGAMAALAQQPNMDKLPSLKRWLGHAEATRRRLEGSPRLDDLTEVVGENVLVQIANLKTHPAVSAALAQDKLKIYAWVYNFENGEVFVYDTEHNEYVPSHRISEEHIDATKFSL